The following is a genomic window from Nicotiana tabacum cultivar K326 chromosome 3, ASM71507v2, whole genome shotgun sequence.
ATCGTCGCGAATTGGTAAACCAAGTTCCTTCTGCAATGCAGATTTACATTGAGCCTTGCCAGTCTGCAGTGTGTCCAGGGAATAGTTTATGTAACCATCTGACTTTAAGTGAACGTCCAACTCAGGGTTCCACTCTTTTGTATCAATCCCATTTACAATACCCCGTAATTTCCAATCATTCTCATTAATTATCTCGTGCAATCCCCAGCCACCTTCGGAAGTTTTTAGTTCCCATGAATATCCATGACTAACTGTAACTACACGATCCGCTGTCTTTAGACCAGCTGCAAAAATGTTGAAATGCTCACCTCCTACTGGGTCATACAACCTGAAAATGTCCATGTAGTGTGGTGGAAGATCTACGTATGAAAAATCATCCAAAGGGCCACGACCCTGCACGCAACGGAATAAAATAGAGATGAAAAAAAATAGCCGGCTAAGATTGATATAACCCTTATTTACTTtactgaaagaaaaaaataaattactcAAATCAGGAAATACTAACAATTGCAGAATTTGGGAAGAGAGTACTCCAACTACTCTACTCTTTTACATTTCAAACCTTTATTTTACTCTCTTCACATCAAACTTAAAGTAATAATCTACCAAAAATTGTAAAACAATTGCACAGGTCAAAGTAGTCATATTTAAATTGGACGAACAGAGTATTTCTAGTTCTCTGCTGCTTACATGCGTAAAATCTTGCTTACTCCATAAACCCTCCTCCGTCTCTTTCATGCAGCAAATTCTTTATCACATGAAAGTTTATCCAAATACACATCATATGaggcaagaaaaataaagaaaaagatgaTAACTAGTAGCAGAAGCAAAATTCGTCATTGTGCTTAATCATAGCACATGGGAAAAAGGTAGAATTGTACTTTGTTAATATAAAACATCAAGTATGACATATAATTTGGAAACTTCTTTAAGAAATTTCTAATTGTTCTGCGTTGGGTTGATCTCATATTGTTATAGATCATTATGAATGAAGCTTAATTCAGACTCCTTCCCCTGTATCAAATTTTAGTGCTCCTCTTTCTGTATCAATTAGCATAATCCAGACTCCAACAAAAGCATCAATTGTCTTGGTAATGCCCAGAGCAAAACTTTTGAACGAATTTCACATATCAGGCAACACTGCTATACAAGTCTAAGGTATGGTCTTTGCATGAGAAAAATGCAGCTGTAATAAATTCACTGGGTATGGTACTCCTGGTGGTACTAAGATAATGGAACTTGGTgacacaaaaataataattatgtcCCAGGAGCACCTAGTATATGTACAATATCAAAGTAGTcgtttatattatttatttattgataaCTGAGAAATCCCGGAGAGCTAGCTGGTGCAAAGttcgaaactcggtggataatgcACGGATGGACTAGAAAACTGCTATAGATGCTAATGAAACTGACCTGGTGAGCGATGTTATGAATGAGCAGGAGAGATCTTGTATATTTCATCATTCCATTGTCACGATAATAAGCTTTCAGATAAACTGGCAATAAAGCAGTATGCCAATCATTAGCAATAAACACTAAATTTCCATCTCCATAGCAAACCCCACCACACGGCACATGCCAAGGAACCTGAAATTGCAAATCAGCCATGTTAGAATATCATCAAAAAAACGTATTTTAAAATCATAGGAACActacaacaaaaacaacaacccagtgtaatccctcAAAGTGGGGTCTAGGaggggtagagtgtacgcagaccttacccctaccttgtgaaggtagagaggtaaAATCACAGGAACACTAATAGGCCAAAATATTATGGCAGAAGGGGGCAGGGGGTGTAAACATGGATAAATAGTGCTCAAACAGCATGGCTAAGTTTATTTTGAATGTCAGCAACAAAGGTGGAAGCAGTGTCTTTTTTCTGGCATTCATACCTCAATAGCTGCTTTGCAAAATAAAACCATGCGCTTTAAAATATCCTGCAACAGGAAGGGAAAAATAAGACGTTAAAAGATAGCCAGATAGGTATGAACCAAAACTATATATGAAAAAggtaatttgtaataaacatatATCAAGATTCAAGATTGCTACATCAATAAAGTGAAGTACAATGCAAAGAAGGTAGCTGAAAGTCAAGATCGGTGCTCAGCAAACCGATCCTTATCAGAATCTCTGAGTTCGTACAGAACATAATATTAAACCACATTAAAAAACCACTCCCTCTTGAACTTCCCCACCCAGAAAGAGAAAGGAAAGGTGAAGACACAACCATCTAAGACATCTCAATCCCATAAGGCCCAAATTTTGGTGACTAGGGAAAACATTATGTCGGCCAATCATTTAGAGGACTCAATAATAGAGACTTCACTGCAAATCTAGGAGTCAGAAATTCGGGGATTAGCATGAAATTAGTGGAAAAGTGGGGGCAGGGGGGGTATACCACACGGTTCCCTCCGTAAATGTTGTTCTCCAAGTGCCTAAACATGTGACTGTCAATGAAAACAAAATCCACACCATCAATAAAGGCTTGGAAGTAAGTCACTTCTACATCCTGCAcagtttaaaaattaaatccttAGAAATGGATAGTCATGGCGATAAAATCACAAGCAAAAGTTAAAAGCTATGTCTTATTAATGCAGTCAAACATACCTGACCATCAACTTTATAAATTTTTCTTACACCAGAATCTTGAGGTTCAGCATAGTTGCCATAACGAGGTGCCACAACCTAAGTTTCAGGGGAATGGGCAGAAAAAGGAAACTCCATCATCAAATACATTACATCCTATGCATCTTGGAATGAAAAGGCAAAATTGGAAGAACTAAACAATCTATAGCTTTGTTGGCTAGATAATCCGGATAGACAGCATATGTTTTGGAAACATTGTGAATTTATATCACAGACTAACTTGTCCAGTGGTTGGGAAGATGATGGATAGAGAATATAACACCTCGTGCAGAATATTCGGAGACTTTTTTGTGAAACATTCTGATACTTCCTAACAGAATTTTTCTGTGTATATTCTGCTTGAAACACGGTTCTTTATGCACACGGAAATTAAAACGTGAAGAATTAAACTAGTTACCATAACTCTGTGGCCACGTCGAGCCAAAGCCTTGGGTAATGCTCCCGCTACATCTCCAAGCCCACCTAAAAAACTCTTCACAAGTAAAAGATATGCTTGCACTGATATGTATATAGATGCATAAATACAATAAAAATCATGCACATCAAAGTGCAAAAAATGTGTACAAATCATGAATATTTGTACGTGCACAAGactaatagcatgtttggccaagctatAAAAATCAACTTATCTTAAGAAGTGCTTTTTGAACAAATACTTTGGAGAAAAGCATTTTGTatttggctaatcaatttgaaaagtacttttgagcaacAATTTGTGCTTGACCAAGcttttcaaaaagtgcttttaagtatcaaattacgaatgaCATGAagagatttacttaatagttaatattatataagtagataaataatcacaatatttattattaacgactatacaacaacaacaacaacaacaacaacaacaacaacaacaacaacaacaacaaccaagtataatcccacttagtgggatctggggagtgggatctggggagggtagtgtgtacgcagactttacccagggtaagagagactgtttccaaatagaccccggcATCCTTAACgactataattaattaatttttttatttatataaatgtaaaaataaaattgaaaagcactttattctttcaagataacaacaacaatatacccaaTAATATCCACACTGTGGGGCTTTATTCtttcaagataatttaaatatatcaaaaaatcattcaacaaatatgAAAGTTCACCCCAAAAgtcattatttattatttaataatttaaattaagGGGTATTTTGGTATATACAATATTTTGCtaagggtatttttggtaggAAGAAAATATTCTGCTTATGGGAGAAgctccttttttttatttcttaaaaaatgCTTAAGCTTCTACCCAATAGCACTTTTTCTCCCccaaaaagcttggccaaacacctaaAAGCACCTTTTTGAGAAACAAGCACTTTTGACTCtgggagaagcttggccaaacatgctacaAGACTGGAGGATGTACAAGTTAGACGAACCAACAAATCATCCATCCTCAACCATCCAGAAGCGGACAAAACAACAATAGTGGAAAAGGCAAAATAAATATAGATTCCTTTTCATTTGACATTCACCTTACCATCTCACCTTGGCCGATCAGTGATGGTTTTTCATTTCATTATGTCTCATTTCATGTGACTAAGAATAtgtcaaataattattttgatagGTATGAGAATATGTTAATTCTTATATTAATTAGTTATCCAGTTTATTCTAGAGATGATGGAATACTGGAAGCTTCATTAACACTATAAGTTGGTGAAAAGAAACAACAAGCACTTCATTATGAATATCTTAATGCTAGTCTTACTCTTTTGCAGGTCCTATGAAATTGAAGTATCATAAACTGAACTAGAATATGAGCTTTCATAGGAACTTCAAGTGTGGGTAATGCACCAACTTACACATTTGTTCCTGGACAGAAGACACATATTTATTGTAAAAGATACCTGTTTTAGACCATGGAGCGCATTCTGCAGCAACCAAAATAACGTTCATAACATTCGTTCCTGCCAATGGAGGGGGTTTCTCATCTACATTCTCAGGGTCTTCAGCCTCTATGTTTGCCTTCTCAGCACTTGAtccttcaaaattttcactcttCTGTTCCATGTATGATTGTGCTGAGGATTCTTTAAATAATGAAGGCACATCAGACTGGATCTTTTTTCCAGGAATGTCGACAAAAAATTTGCCTGTCTCTTGACTGAACTTTGGAGTTTCTGGAGGGACATATAATGTTCTTTTGGCAGAACTTACGGCAGAGGAAGTCTGATGACTGGGTGTGACGGATGATCTTGACAGTGGGGTAGCCCTTTCATCGGATTGAGCTGTCTTCAGAGCACCGGGTTTCGACTGCCTTTCCTGATCCAGGTCCCTTTTAACTTCTCTTTTACTTTCAACAAAATCTTGGCTTCTAGCTGCCGGTGTGTTTTTCAGGTCATCAACAATTGGCGGAGTAGCAGTACTAGTTAAAGTACTATAGTCTTTATCCATTCCACGGACATCAACATTTGATAAGCTACCATTTCCGTTGTCATAACTATCTTTGGCATCTTCAAAGCTGCTTTTTATTGAAGAGACTACTTTTCTTCTTTCTGCAATCTGATATATAAGGAATTTAAAGAAGAGGACATTCCAAGAATGAAGATAGTTTTTCTTAACACACTATAATACAGTACAAGCCAAAAACAATACCATGCACAGgaaaacaagtaaaccaaaaaAGCCATATTAAATAACAAATTATTCTACAGACAAACTTCCTTTTTAAAATCACAATTTGGTTCCTATCTTTATCCACAACATCCTGAATAGTATTCTCACAGCCAGACCGCCAGATCCTTAAGATACTTAATCAtggatttattttcaaaattgacATACTTCAAACTAAGAGATGGTTAATTCATTTACAGAAGAATGAAACATGTCCAACATCCTAAAACAGAATTTGTATTATTCATTAGCATATGGCTGGCAATTGCTGAATGGTTGATTTTTCTCTCTGCTGTGACATACTATATCATATTTATGcccatttgaaaagaaaaaaaaaaagtaaaaggcaTTGGATCACTAGGGCCAACGGCCCTAAAACAATTATCTTTCACTTCTCCTTtatcttttaaatttaaaaaagaagaagcaatTTTTCACTTTATGATTGAATACTAAAGAATTACTACCTGTTGAAGTAGGTCCTTTTGCATGGCTAACACCTTTTTGCTCTTTTCAATTGTAGCCTGTAAAGCCTCATCCGATTCATCATCTGCATTTGCAGCTTCCCCAGAGCTTTTGCCTGTGGCTTTAATTCTCCACATTTGCTCTCTGCTGGAGCCATGAGCTACAGATAACTTGACTATATCTTCACCCAAAACACTTGAACACCCAGCTACAAAAAAAGGAAACTTTTTGGGCTTAAGTGCAAAAAAGGGAAACTTGGGCTGGAATTGATTTCCACTATGAAGAAGAGTGCAATTTTCCATTACAGTGAAGGGAAATTAATCCAAGATTTCAAGAACCAGAGTGATCTAGTGGAAATATGAGTCGACCCAGTTGAGATAAATGATTAGTACAGAGAAATCAGACAATGGAAGTCACTATTTGAAAGATTAGGTGTATATATGGGACCCAACAAAGCAAAAATCATGAGGGGATTTGTGTGAGGTTCAGATTCAGCGAGAATCGCAAGCTCAGAGTAGAATTGAATTTATGGTATTGGGAATATCACGTGTAAATTATGGCTTTGTCACTAGCCTACCACTAGCTATTCAGTACGTTTTTGTATCCCTTTTGTGAAAACAACATTGACGGTCCAATATCCAGCGGCCAGCATCCAATAGAGATCGATTGCCAATTTTTCTTTTCATCCGTTGATTGCCATTCACATTCCAAATTTCTTGAGTTAGAGCTTGTTTGGGCGGTTGTTACCtgttgtattgtattatattgttattcaaatataatgtttgttttaattattacttaaattttattatattgtattgtattgttaaattttttgttacgtaacgacgaaaagtgtcactttaggaaacgaccgatttggtgtggtcgtcGTTATCTCCGTCTTTTTTTTATCTTGTCATTTTTTATGATTATATAATCCTATATTATCTTTTACcatacctttttatataataatattaccttGTACCTTactttttatttataatattgcaagtttattcttcatattgttggtgcatgacatCATAAAACGACGGCCAATAAtgcaatctatccaaacattgtatacatcaaaacgatacagtacaatacaatacaatactatatgatacattatgaaacgatagaTTAGCTGTTAAATGATTGTAaaggcttatttggcttatactCAGCTAATAGATGTatgatatatatttatatttttattttatcatttagttATGATCAACTATGTATATCCTTAGCTTATCAAATTACTTAGTCAGAGTAAATTGATATTGATTTTATGTAAATACTGGTATGAATAagcttttatcaattttcaattaTTTGTATCTTTGTTATAAATGATCATATACAGTTTTGAGGTTCCCATCGATCGATTACAGAGGTTTCTACCACTGAACTTGATTATGCTCCCTTTAATCGAGTGTTATTTCTATAAAGAAGATTGACTAGGAAAATGTTGAATTGGCTTGATCGATATTGCCTCGGCTTCTTAGCCACATGAAGAAGCCctggactttttttttcttcgaaataaaaaaaaaaaaaaaagaagtggaGTGCACTTTTCTTCGAAATAAAAAGTTAATTTGTTGAATTGGGAGGAAAAATTAGAACTTTTTGAGTCCCACTTTTTGTTAAGCTATGATTGTGCTTCACCTTTTTTCCAATGATCGATTTATCCATTTGGTCTTCGGATAGTGATTACATTTTGGGGAAACTTTTTGCTTTACTCCCTCAAATTTAGTGAAGGATAACATTTTCTCATATGTGTACTTTTCATAGGGTCTTTTCCCAAATAAATTCTTTTATTTAGTTAAGGGTCGAAAACCTTGATAGCACATAATTATATAATGGTTCCACAACTATATATCGCTTAAAAGAAACATAACTATAGCACTTGGGAACTGTTTGTGTAAATTGTGTTTCAGAAGAGTGTTGAACTAGCGTACTAAAAGTCAAGTTGTGCCCCctacccccaccccccacccccacccccaccccaaaacaaaaaacaaaaagaagaatatagtataatatattattatatttacaTGCCATTCTTGGTAGGAGAACAACAACCTAACCATATGCTTCAATATTCACATACTAAAAAAAGGCAACCAGGTGCACAGAGTATCTTGTATTCATACAGAGTCCGAGGAAGGACCGCACCCTAAGATagtgtgatgtaggcagcctaccctaatgcaagcatcaaTGACTGATTCTACGACTCGAACTTATAGATCACGCGGAGGCAACTTGACCATTGTTCCAACGCTCCCTTTCAATATTCACAAACTAGTGGGAGAAATTAAATTCTCTGATCAAGTGGATGGAAACAGCAGGCTAGTGGGGGTCCTTAAAATCTGACCATCTTTGAACTCTATATTATTGAGCTTGTGTTGGCACCATTTCAGATGAGAGGTGGAAATGATGGACATATGTAGAACCCTTGACACCAGCTTCATGTCTATCAATGTAAACATATACTCTATCTTGGTGCAATATTCTCCTAATTGCTGAGGCTTTATTGCTCTTCTCAGCCAGCATCTTCTCTTACCTTTCACGTCCTTCAGCCATAACTCTTTCTTCAGGATAAATGCAAATTAAAAATCATTTCGAGTCAGTTCTTGCTCAACATCTCAACTCATTCTTCACTAAGATTATAAATTACTATGTTGCTCAGACTCTCCAAAAATATCGCCGGATGCGTGTCGGATTTTTcaaaagtagtgtatttttggagaatccgacacgggtgcggcaatATTTTGGATAGTCCGCGCAACATAGATAAATTAAAAGGTACTTgaggtgtgtttggtatgaattatattgttttctgaaaaaatgacttattttctagaaaatattttttgatatttgATTGGATCAGAGGAAACTATTTTCGGAGAAAAATAAGTAAGAGTAATAATTAGCAAGACAATTTTTTGATGAGATATTTGACTATTATATTAAGGATTGACATTAATGTGCACTAAGTatttgatcataaatgtatataaAGTTAAGGGTTGCGAAAATTGTGAATGAAAATGTCTTCTACACCAAAGTTAAAGCAGTGATCGATACGAAATTGTTTTTCCTCTTtctgttgaaaatatttttcatgacaGTAAACACCAGGAAAtaacaaacttttaaaaatttattttccaaaatattgtCCATTGTCCATCGGgcaagggtaaggtctgcgtatatattACCTGTACCAAAACAGACGCAAGAGTGAGAGGCTTACCATTTGAAGTTTCTTAGTCAAGTCATGTAGTAGCCATATGTCTCTGGGATCTTCTACACACGAATGACTCCTCAAAAAGTTGTTTTTTTTCCATGATAAGGTCTTCTTGCTATCTGTTCTTAGATAAAACCAGAAAGCATTTACGCATTTTTCTATGGCCTTTAGCACTTCTACTGCCTTGTTTTTTTCTCCATTCAGTCTTTCATTTGATTCTACATATCCTGCGATGGCATTAGAAAAGAGAAACTCTTAAAATACTAGGAGATGTTTATTAATTATTTCTTGGGTGACAAGGCAACGGACAAATAAACTTTTTAGGTATTAGGTGGGAGTGAGTTTAATTAATCATTTATTAAACGAAGATTATAGTCAATGATCAGTCAGCTCATTGAATGTCATTAATCCCCTTTTAGCAGCAGGACAAAACCAATGGCGACTCATGAAATCTCCTTAATACTAATTATAATATCTACTTAAAGTGCATGTACagagaaaataaaatactaagtATATGCTCGTATAAAAAAAGAGTTTAGGTGATACACTTTTAGGGTAAGAAAACTTTTTACACCACCGGTCATCTTTATATGTTATAGCAGGTGactttttttaatttcaacattACATATCCCATATAATTTTTTTGGTTGacaacatagtgtaacaaaaaaatttatactaaaatgaTGTATATAACTTGAACGAATAAAAAATTGTACTAGCTAACAGCCAACTGCAAACGGGTCTATTCAACTTGATAATAAAGTTTCACAATATATAATGTGGCAATATTTTAAATCTTTATTGACAAATGTCTTAGAGGACCATGTGGAAGCCAGGGAAGAGATAAATGGCAAGATGCATGCAAGAGAATTGACAAATGGCAAGAAAAGCCTTAAGTTTTTTTTCTATAAAATGGTCTTCCCTTAAGCCAATTTCAATTATCAGACATCCTTCTCATAAGTCTCCCTCTTCTTCCTTCGAATTCCTTTtctataatatttaattaaaattacaCATTAGTTGTTCTTCCTTTTTTCCTACTAGCTGGATttgtataatatttaattttgttgattCCTGTATCCTTCCTAATAGAGGTAGGCTTGTTTAATCCTGGAGAGATATTTCACActgctgaaatagtttcttaggacagtgcCCAGCACGACTCAAGCCAGTTGGTGTATTTTCGCtcacaaataatattattgcagtattattattgttgttatttttcggTGTCATTTCCCTACAATCTAAGAAACTATGACAAGTAATACTACTGTGGAAATTTTTTATGGTGCTACCAATTTTGGTGTTGTCTCTACTGCTACTGTTCCAGCTGTCCTGCCAGATATCCATGGTGTTGCAAATACGTTATTGCATCCACAACTTTGGCAGATACTAATGTCCAAACACAGGTATGTGAATAGACATGGTTACATATCCAATGataatattaaaaccttcaagaaaaatGCACCTCAATGTAAGAGAAGAGTTGGGATAAATGATAATCTCGCTAAGTCAAAATTAAATTTGACTAAAGCGGATGATATAATTGTTGcggttatttttcaaataaataatgtGGCCAATGTGAGAGATTGGGTGATAGACTCTGGTGCTACTAAGCACATTTGTgcaaacaaaaataaatttttgtcttACACCCAAATTGAGGAAGGAGAAGAATTTATTTATCTTGGTGACTCAAGAACAACTCGCGTTCTTGGGAAAGGAAAAATTCTTCTCAAACTCACATCTGGTAAAATTCTAGCATTGAGTGATGTACTGCATGTTCCTAATATCCAAACCAATTTGGTTTCTGTGAGGTTATTAGGAAAAGTAGGAGTAAAGGTTTCATTTGAAAATAATGAGGTCGTATTgaccaaaaataaaatttttctgggcaatgAATATTGTAACCATGGTTTATTTGTGCTTAATATTTTCGATACTAACAATAAAAATGAATCTTCTTCTGCTTATATGGTTGAGTCTATTTCTTTGTGGTATGCTAGACTAGGACATGTTAATGTCGCGTATATAAAGAAAACATTATGCGCTTTAAAATATAAAGAATatatttatccattatctgataaAATTTCTCATACACCTATTGAAACAAATAATGAAATTACCTCTAATGAGGAACTGAGAAGGAGCAAAAGGCCTAGGAAAGAATATTTTACTTATGGAaatgattttcaaacttttcttgtcgataatgaaccatcaaattattttgaagctATATCTTCTTCAGATGCTAAATATTGGAAAGAGGCAATAAAAGTTGAAATTGATTCCATTATGAAAAATAATACATGGATTTTAACTGACTTACCTCCCGGTGCAAAGCCTATTGGTTttaaatggattttcaaaaggAAATTTAATCCTGATGgatctttagataaatataaaGCTCGGTTAGTAGCAAAAGGTttttctcaaaaacaaaatatagGATATTTTGATACATTTGCACCAGTGGCTAGAATTTCTTCTATTCGAATTTTAATTGCCTTAACTTCAATCCGTAAGCTTTTTATCCACCAAATGGATGCGAAAACTGCTTTTCTAAATGGTAATTTAGAAGAAGAGATCTATATGGTTCAACCTGAAGGCTGTGtcattcttggacaagaaaataaagtttgtaaattaattaaatctctttATGGCCTTAAACAAGCTCCTAAGCAGTGGTATGGGAAATTTGAACAAGTCTTACTGAGAGGCAATTTTTTTTCAGTTGAGGTGGATAAATGTGTTTATACTAAAGTGGTAGACAATGATTATGTGATAATATCTCTATATGTTGATGGCATGCTTATATTTGGTACAAATTTAAATATTGTGCAAAGTACAAAATTATTTATGTCTgctaattttgatatgaaagat
Proteins encoded in this region:
- the LOC107778346 gene encoding granule-bound starch synthase 2, chloroplastic/amyloplastic codes for the protein MENCTLLHSGNQFQPKFPFFALKPKKFPFFVAGCSSVLGEDIVKLSVAHGSSREQMWRIKATGKSSGEAANADDESDEALQATIEKSKKVLAMQKDLLQQIAERRKVVSSIKSSFEDAKDSYDNGNGSLSNVDVRGMDKDYSTLTSTATPPIVDDLKNTPAARSQDFVESKREVKRDLDQERQSKPGALKTAQSDERATPLSRSSVTPSHQTSSAVSSAKRTLYVPPETPKFSQETGKFFVDIPGKKIQSDVPSLFKESSAQSYMEQKSENFEGSSAEKANIEAEDPENVDEKPPPLAGTNVMNVILVAAECAPWSKTGGLGDVAGALPKALARRGHRVMVVAPRYGNYAEPQDSGVRKIYKVDGQDVEVTYFQAFIDGVDFVFIDSHMFRHLENNIYGGNRVDILKRMVLFCKAAIEVPWHVPCGGVCYGDGNLVFIANDWHTALLPVYLKAYYRDNGMMKYTRSLLLIHNIAHQGRGPLDDFSYVDLPPHYMDIFRLYDPVGGEHFNIFAAGLKTADRVVTVSHGYSWELKTSEGGWGLHEIINENDWKLRGIVNGIDTKEWNPELDVHLKSDGYINYSLDTLQTGKAQCKSALQKELGLPIRDDVPLIGFIGRLDPQKGVDLIAEAVPWMMGQDVQLVMLGTGRPDLEQMLRQFECQYNDKIRGWVGFSVKTAHRITAGADILLMPSRFEPCGLNQLYAMKYGTIPVVHAVGGLKDTVQPFDPFNESGLGWTFSRAEANQLIHALGNCLLTYREYKESWEGLQRRGMTQDLSWDNAAHNYEEVLVAAKYQW